The following are from one region of the Polaribacter marinaquae genome:
- a CDS encoding NAD-dependent epimerase/dehydratase family protein yields MSETILVLGASGQIGNELTQKLRTVYGNNNVIASDIREGNADMMTSGPFEIIDATDKETILKMVKKYDVTQVYLLAAMLSATAEKFPQKAWDLNMTSLLGVLDLAKEKHIKQVYWPSSIAVFGPTTPKENTPQKTIMEPSTVYGISKLSGEFWCNYYHEKFGVDVRSIRYPGIISWKTKPGGGTTDYAVDIYFKALEEGNYECFLSEKTRLPMMFMDDAVNATIQLMQAKPEDVKVRTAYNLAAIDFTPEEIALEIKKHLPDFKISYKPDFRQEIADSWPSIIDDFEARKDWNWQHKFNLETMTKEILTNLKK; encoded by the coding sequence ATGAGTGAAACTATTTTAGTTTTAGGCGCCAGCGGGCAAATTGGTAACGAGTTAACTCAAAAACTACGTACAGTTTACGGTAATAACAATGTTATTGCTTCTGATATTAGAGAAGGAAATGCAGACATGATGACTTCTGGTCCTTTTGAAATTATAGACGCCACAGATAAAGAAACCATTTTAAAAATGGTTAAAAAGTACGATGTTACTCAGGTTTATTTATTAGCGGCAATGTTGTCTGCAACTGCAGAGAAATTTCCACAAAAAGCTTGGGATTTAAACATGACATCTTTACTCGGCGTATTAGATTTAGCTAAAGAAAAACATATAAAACAAGTCTATTGGCCAAGTTCTATAGCCGTATTTGGACCAACAACTCCTAAAGAAAATACACCACAAAAAACAATAATGGAACCAAGTACTGTTTACGGAATTAGTAAACTTTCGGGTGAATTTTGGTGTAATTATTATCACGAAAAATTTGGGGTTGATGTTAGAAGCATTCGATATCCTGGTATTATTTCTTGGAAAACAAAACCTGGCGGAGGCACAACAGATTATGCCGTAGATATTTATTTTAAAGCATTAGAAGAAGGTAATTATGAGTGTTTTTTATCAGAAAAAACACGATTACCAATGATGTTTATGGATGATGCTGTAAATGCAACCATACAACTTATGCAAGCAAAACCAGAAGATGTAAAAGTAAGAACTGCATACAATTTAGCAGCTATAGATTTTACACCAGAAGAAATTGCATTAGAAATTAAAAAACATTTACCCGATTTTAAAATTTCTTACAAACCAGATTTTAGACAAGAAATTGCAGATAGTTGGCCTTCTATAATCGATGATTTTGAAGCCCGAAAAGATTGGAACTGGCAACATAAATTTAATTTAGAAACCATGACCAAAGAAATTTTAACTAACTTAAAAAAGTAA
- a CDS encoding TetR/AcrR family transcriptional regulator, with protein MREKILDKSKELFLNLGFKSVTMDEIASSLGVSKKTIYKYFKNKTELVDAVTLYMFDNVCCGIDSICGLDLNPIDELFTIKKFIMENLKDEKSSPQYQLQKYYPKIYAPLKKKQFLIMQGFVIKNLNEGINKGLYRKDIDVEFISRIYFNGMIGIKDKDLFPLRDYSMNTLMQYHLEYHLRGICTESGIQQLETQLKLK; from the coding sequence ATGAGAGAAAAAATATTAGACAAATCTAAAGAACTCTTCTTAAACCTTGGTTTTAAGAGTGTAACCATGGATGAAATTGCCAGTTCTTTAGGTGTCTCTAAAAAAACAATTTACAAGTATTTTAAAAACAAAACAGAACTTGTAGACGCTGTAACATTATACATGTTTGATAATGTATGTTGTGGTATTGACTCTATATGTGGTTTAGACCTTAATCCTATAGACGAACTTTTTACCATTAAAAAGTTTATCATGGAAAATTTAAAGGACGAAAAATCTTCACCTCAGTATCAACTTCAAAAATATTATCCAAAGATTTACGCTCCTTTAAAGAAAAAGCAATTTTTAATTATGCAAGGTTTTGTAATTAAGAATTTAAATGAAGGAATCAATAAAGGCTTATACAGAAAAGATATTGATGTAGAATTTATTTCTAGAATTTATTTTAACGGTATGATAGGTATTAAAGACAAAGACCTTTTTCCGTTAAGAGATTATTCTATGAACACATTAATGCAATATCACTTAGAATACCATTTAAGAGGTATTTGCACAGAATCTGGAATACAACAATTAGAAACCCAATTAAAACTGAAATAA
- a CDS encoding regulatory protein RecX: MMQKKSFTVEEIKRKIEQYCVYQDRCHKEVEQKMRDYNLIPEARELILLSLMKDNFLNEERFAKSFARGKFRIKNWGKQRIVRELKFKDISAYNIKTALKEIDEEEYIETIYRITENRNAVISESDIYKRKNKLIGFLMRKGFENELIFKVVNEVVSS, encoded by the coding sequence ATGATGCAGAAAAAATCTTTTACCGTAGAAGAAATTAAACGCAAGATAGAACAGTATTGTGTCTACCAAGATCGTTGCCATAAAGAGGTAGAACAAAAAATGCGCGATTATAATTTAATTCCGGAAGCTAGAGAACTTATACTTTTAAGTTTAATGAAAGATAATTTTCTAAACGAAGAACGCTTTGCTAAAAGTTTTGCAAGAGGAAAGTTCAGAATTAAAAATTGGGGCAAACAAAGAATTGTTAGAGAGTTAAAGTTTAAAGATATTTCTGCTTACAATATAAAAACCGCACTTAAAGAGATTGATGAAGAAGAATATATTGAAACTATTTATAGGATTACCGAAAATAGAAATGCTGTAATTTCTGAAAGTGATATTTACAAACGTAAAAACAAACTAATAGGCTTTTTGATGCGAAAAGGTTTTGAAAATGAGCTTATTTTTAAAGTAGTAAACGAAGTTGTTAGTTCTTAA
- a CDS encoding thioredoxin family protein gives MKEIIENSLKNTISYAEYRSLVSSLLEEGKATGPIQSEALTNYSLLNDKRMKRLDKTIKISEETISEFQKVTVPQTWLVITEGWCGDAAQNIPVLQKIADFTDKVDLKIVLRDENLPLMDLFLTNGGRSIPKLIALDKDNNVINTWGPRPSTATKMVADYKEEHGSLDAQFKQDLQVWYNKNKGKNVQEDLVKLATQIPAKKI, from the coding sequence ATGAAAGAAATTATAGAAAATAGTCTTAAAAACACAATTTCTTACGCAGAGTACAGAAGTTTAGTTAGTAGTTTGTTAGAAGAAGGTAAAGCAACAGGACCAATACAATCTGAAGCTTTAACCAATTATAGTTTATTAAATGATAAACGTATGAAGCGTTTAGATAAAACTATTAAAATTTCTGAAGAAACAATATCTGAATTTCAAAAGGTAACCGTACCTCAAACTTGGTTGGTTATAACAGAAGGTTGGTGTGGTGACGCTGCACAAAATATTCCTGTACTTCAAAAAATTGCAGATTTTACAGATAAAGTAGATTTAAAAATAGTTTTAAGAGACGAAAACTTACCTTTAATGGATTTGTTTCTTACAAACGGAGGTAGAAGCATACCTAAACTAATTGCTTTAGATAAAGATAATAATGTTATCAATACTTGGGGACCAAGACCTTCTACAGCAACTAAAATGGTTGCAGATTATAAAGAAGAACATGGCAGTTTAGACGCACAATTTAAACAAGATCTACAAGTTTGGTATAATAAAAATAAAGGTAAAAATGTACAAGAAGATTTAGTTAAGCTTGCTACACAAATACCGGCAAAAAAAATATAA
- a CDS encoding polyprenyl synthetase family protein, translating to MDILQYQKEFLSYLESKKWIHEPKNLYEPIDYILQLGGKRIRPVLTLMAADIFSNNVSKALPAALAVEVFHNFTLVHDDIMDDAPLRRGKATVHEKWNINTGILSGDAMLILAYQYFENYEPVVFQKLAKLFSKTALEVCDGQQLDVDFETRSDVTIPEYINMIRLKTSVLVAAALKMGAIVAETTEENASLIYDFGLNLGLAFQLQDDYLDTFGDPETFGKQVGGDIIENKKTYLYLKALEVANDDEKGKLQYFYKKKLNENSVKISEVRRIFELNDIPLLIKQEIANYTEKAFDTLAKMSIEDVDKQSLKDFGLWLMNRSV from the coding sequence TTGGACATTTTACAATATCAAAAGGAATTTCTTTCTTATTTAGAATCAAAAAAATGGATTCACGAGCCTAAAAACTTGTACGAACCAATAGATTACATTTTGCAATTAGGCGGAAAAAGAATTAGACCTGTCTTAACTTTAATGGCTGCAGATATATTTTCTAACAATGTAAGTAAGGCTTTGCCAGCTGCTTTAGCGGTAGAGGTTTTTCATAACTTTACATTGGTACATGATGATATTATGGATGATGCGCCTTTGAGAAGAGGTAAAGCAACGGTTCATGAAAAATGGAATATAAATACAGGTATACTTTCTGGGGATGCTATGCTAATATTAGCTTATCAATATTTCGAGAATTACGAACCTGTGGTGTTTCAGAAGTTAGCCAAATTATTTAGCAAAACCGCTTTAGAAGTATGTGACGGACAACAGTTGGATGTTGATTTTGAAACTAGATCTGATGTTACGATTCCGGAATATATAAACATGATTCGTTTAAAAACATCAGTTTTAGTTGCTGCTGCATTAAAAATGGGTGCAATTGTAGCTGAAACAACAGAAGAAAATGCAAGTTTAATTTACGATTTTGGTTTAAATCTAGGTTTAGCATTTCAATTACAAGACGATTATTTAGATACTTTTGGAGATCCAGAGACATTTGGTAAGCAAGTTGGAGGCGATATTATTGAAAATAAAAAAACCTATTTATATCTAAAAGCGTTAGAAGTTGCTAATGATGATGAGAAAGGTAAGTTGCAATATTTTTATAAAAAGAAGCTTAACGAGAACTCTGTTAAGATTTCTGAGGTAAGAAGAATCTTCGAATTGAACGATATTCCGCTTTTAATTAAGCAAGAAATAGCAAATTATACAGAAAAAGCTTTTGATACTTTAGCTAAAATGAGCATCGAAGATGTTGATAAACAATCTCTTAAAGATTTTGGTCTTTGGTTGATGAATCGATCTGTATAA
- a CDS encoding efflux RND transporter permease subunit → MSKEKKKVDKEFKLSSWAINNKTTIYVIMGVLFFYGITAYFSMARENFPEVKETKIYISTVYPGNTAEDIEKLITDPLEDKVKTVSNVVEVTSTSQEDYSIVIVEFDENITVEQAKQKIKDEIDTETSSEDWPTFNGAKVEPNVFNLSMSEEMPILNINISGDYPVYKLKEFGEYLQDEIEDLPEIKKADIRGAQEKEVEVAVDVYKMMANKVSFNDITTAIGNGNVTMSAGNFINSGQRRTIRIIGEIDKPSELENFVIKSEFNNPIYLKDVAKVSFKDKDKTTYARERGEPVVMLDVKKRAGKNMVAAAEKIQVIVNDAIANEFPKDLKVTIANDQSPKTIGQVDDLVNNIIFGVILVVVVLMFFLGFKNAVFVGFAIPMSMFMSLMILNMLGYTMNTMILFGLIMGLGMLVDNGIVVVENVYRLMDEEGMNKVDAAKKGISEIAFPIIISTATTVAAFIPLGLWPGIMGDFMKLLPITLSTVLGSSLLVAIFFNSVLVSQYMSVEDKDMPVKRIVIITSIMTALGVLVLITGGAYRALGTLMIFTAIMLWAYRLFLRGWANSFQNKVLPKLESWYERQLKRALSGWTPYVLTVGTFVLLIVAFMSFGMSLQSQRTKVEFFPDNKPNQIIVYIEYPEGTDIEKTNNITKLIEQKVSDVLYSDDYMDGDYNFMVESLVSQVGEGAGNPQTDGGSAAEMPHKGKITASMREYKYRRGLDSELLRQKVQTALVGIYPGVLISVEKDANGPPVGAPINIEIQGDDYAELITTAQRMRDFINTKSISGIDELKIDVNRDKPAMKVVVDRKKAGELGVSTGQVGQQLRASIFGNKAGVYKEDGEDYDIYVRFNKEDRYNKSAVFNQNIIFRDMASGKIKEIPVSTVATQTNNSGFSAIKHKKLKRVVTVYSALAPGETDAGAVVGKIREEMKNFKNLPKGIKIDYTGQLEEQEKQMNFLVGAFFTGLALIFFILIFQFNSVSKPGIIMLAIFLSFIGVFGGLVISGAPFVIMMTMMGIISLAGIVVNNGVVLLDYAQLLIDRRKDSLDLEEDEFLPKEELFASIVQAGKARLRPVLLTAITTILGLIPLAIGLNINFFTLFSEFNPHIYFGGDNVVFWGPLAWTVIYGLVVATFLTLIVVPILFFLITKFKMRIKGQLNNDVDNTQIAYTEVQE, encoded by the coding sequence ATGTCAAAAGAAAAAAAGAAAGTAGACAAAGAGTTTAAATTATCTTCTTGGGCAATTAATAACAAAACTACCATTTATGTAATAATGGGTGTATTGTTTTTCTATGGTATTACTGCATATTTTAGTATGGCCAGAGAAAATTTTCCGGAAGTAAAAGAAACTAAAATATATATTAGCACAGTATATCCTGGTAACACTGCAGAAGATATAGAAAAACTAATTACAGATCCTTTAGAAGATAAAGTAAAAACAGTAAGTAATGTTGTAGAAGTTACCTCTACTTCTCAAGAAGATTATTCTATAGTAATTGTAGAGTTTGATGAAAACATTACCGTAGAACAGGCTAAACAAAAGATTAAAGACGAAATAGATACAGAAACTTCTAGCGAAGATTGGCCTACTTTTAATGGCGCAAAAGTAGAACCAAACGTATTTAATTTAAGTATGTCTGAAGAAATGCCAATTTTAAATATTAATATTTCTGGCGATTATCCTGTTTATAAATTAAAAGAGTTTGGTGAGTATTTGCAAGATGAAATTGAAGATTTACCAGAAATTAAAAAAGCAGATATTAGAGGTGCTCAAGAAAAAGAAGTAGAAGTTGCTGTTGATGTTTATAAAATGATGGCTAATAAAGTTAGCTTTAATGATATTACAACTGCAATAGGAAACGGAAACGTTACCATGTCTGCCGGTAATTTTATAAATAGCGGTCAAAGAAGAACTATTAGAATTATTGGAGAGATAGATAAACCTTCAGAATTAGAAAATTTTGTAATTAAATCTGAATTTAATAATCCTATTTACTTAAAAGATGTTGCAAAAGTATCTTTTAAAGACAAAGACAAAACAACATATGCAAGAGAACGTGGTGAACCGGTTGTAATGTTAGATGTTAAAAAGCGTGCTGGTAAAAACATGGTAGCCGCTGCAGAAAAAATTCAAGTAATTGTAAATGATGCTATTGCTAACGAGTTTCCAAAAGATTTAAAAGTTACAATTGCCAATGATCAATCTCCTAAAACTATTGGGCAAGTAGATGATTTAGTAAACAATATTATTTTTGGTGTAATATTAGTGGTTGTTGTTTTAATGTTTTTCTTAGGATTTAAAAACGCAGTTTTTGTTGGTTTTGCAATTCCTATGTCTATGTTTATGTCTTTAATGATTTTAAACATGTTAGGTTACACCATGAATACCATGATACTTTTCGGACTTATTATGGGACTTGGTATGTTGGTTGATAACGGAATCGTAGTTGTAGAAAACGTATACCGTTTAATGGACGAAGAAGGAATGAACAAAGTTGATGCCGCCAAAAAAGGTATTAGTGAAATTGCTTTTCCTATTATTATTTCTACTGCAACAACAGTTGCTGCATTTATTCCTTTAGGTCTTTGGCCCGGAATTATGGGAGACTTTATGAAGTTGTTACCAATTACATTATCTACAGTGTTAGGTTCTTCTTTATTAGTTGCTATTTTCTTTAACTCTGTACTTGTATCACAATACATGAGTGTAGAAGATAAAGATATGCCAGTAAAAAGAATTGTAATTATTACTAGTATTATGACAGCTTTAGGTGTTCTGGTTTTAATAACTGGTGGCGCTTATAGAGCTTTAGGTACTTTAATGATTTTTACTGCAATAATGCTTTGGGCTTACAGATTGTTTTTAAGAGGTTGGGCAAATAGTTTTCAAAATAAGGTATTACCTAAGTTAGAGTCTTGGTACGAAAGACAATTAAAAAGAGCATTATCTGGTTGGACTCCTTATGTTTTAACCGTAGGTACTTTTGTTTTATTAATTGTAGCTTTTATGTCTTTTGGTATGTCTTTACAATCACAAAGAACAAAAGTTGAATTTTTTCCAGACAACAAACCAAATCAAATTATTGTATATATAGAATACCCAGAAGGTACAGATATCGAAAAAACTAATAACATTACTAAATTAATCGAACAAAAGGTTTCTGATGTTTTATATAGTGATGATTATATGGATGGCGACTACAACTTTATGGTAGAAAGTTTAGTTTCTCAGGTTGGTGAAGGTGCCGGAAACCCACAAACAGATGGTGGTTCTGCAGCAGAAATGCCGCACAAAGGTAAAATTACCGCTTCTATGAGAGAGTACAAATATAGAAGAGGTTTAGATAGCGAACTTTTAAGACAAAAAGTACAAACTGCTTTGGTAGGAATTTATCCTGGTGTTTTAATTTCTGTTGAAAAAGATGCGAACGGACCACCTGTTGGAGCGCCAATTAATATTGAAATTCAAGGTGATGATTACGCAGAATTAATTACAACTGCGCAAAGAATGCGAGATTTTATTAATACTAAAAGTATTTCTGGTATTGATGAATTAAAAATTGATGTTAACAGAGACAAGCCAGCAATGAAGGTTGTTGTAGACAGAAAAAAAGCAGGTGAACTAGGTGTTTCTACTGGTCAAGTTGGGCAACAGTTAAGAGCTTCTATCTTTGGTAACAAAGCTGGTGTTTATAAAGAAGATGGCGAAGATTATGATATTTATGTTCGTTTTAATAAAGAAGATAGATACAATAAAAGTGCCGTTTTTAATCAAAATATAATCTTTAGAGACATGGCTTCTGGTAAAATAAAAGAAATTCCGGTTTCTACAGTGGCTACACAAACAAACAACTCTGGTTTTAGTGCAATTAAGCATAAAAAATTAAAACGTGTTGTAACGGTTTACTCTGCATTAGCTCCTGGTGAAACAGACGCAGGTGCTGTTGTTGGTAAAATTAGAGAAGAAATGAAAAACTTTAAAAATTTACCTAAAGGAATTAAAATAGATTATACTGGTCAACTAGAAGAACAAGAAAAGCAAATGAACTTTTTAGTTGGAGCGTTTTTTACAGGATTAGCATTGATCTTTTTTATCTTAATTTTCCAATTTAATTCAGTTTCGAAACCAGGAATTATAATGCTTGCTATCTTTTTAAGTTTTATTGGCGTGTTTGGTGGTTTGGTTATTTCTGGCGCTCCTTTTGTTATTATGATGACAATGATGGGAATTATTTCTCTTGCTGGTATTGTAGTAAATAATGGTGTAGTTTTACTAGATTACGCACAATTATTAATTGATAGAAGAAAAGATAGTTTAGATTTAGAAGAAGATGAATTTTTACCAAAAGAAGAATTATTTGCTAGTATTGTACAAGCAGGTAAAGCGCGTTTAAGACCTGTTTTATTAACTGCTATTACCACAATTTTAGGGTTGATACCTTTGGCAATTGGTTTAAACATTAACTTTTTTACATTATTTAGCGAGTTTAACCCGCATATTTATTTTGGTGGAGATAATGTTGTTTTCTGGGGACCATTAGCTTGGACAGTTATTTACGGTCTTGTAGTTGCAACTTTCTTAACGCTTATTGTTGTACCAATTTTATTCTTCTTAATTACGAAGTTTAAAATGAGAATTAAAGGACAATTGAACAATGATGTAGACAATACACAAATTGCTTACACAGAAGTACAAGAATAG
- a CDS encoding nuclear transport factor 2 family protein, with protein sequence MKKAVVLLISILVLSACSTSIIIKKDVETIKEEVNVFMVNWHKAAADANFDNYFNAMSKDAVYIGTAAEEIWTKKEFIGFSKPFFDRGKAWSFTTLERNVYVNQNKNFVWFDELLNTWMGTCRGSGVLENSNGKWQIKQYVLSVAIPNDDVQNVIKAKKENDAKFLEKYKN encoded by the coding sequence ATGAAAAAAGCAGTTGTATTATTAATAAGTATTTTAGTTTTAAGCGCTTGTTCTACATCAATAATTATAAAAAAGGATGTTGAAACCATAAAAGAAGAAGTAAATGTTTTTATGGTTAATTGGCACAAAGCTGCAGCCGATGCAAATTTTGACAATTACTTTAATGCAATGTCTAAAGACGCAGTTTATATTGGTACCGCAGCCGAAGAAATTTGGACTAAAAAGGAATTTATTGGCTTTAGCAAACCTTTTTTTGATAGAGGTAAAGCATGGTCTTTTACAACTTTAGAAAGAAATGTTTATGTAAACCAAAACAAAAATTTTGTGTGGTTTGACGAGCTTTTAAATACTTGGATGGGTACTTGTAGAGGTTCTGGAGTTTTAGAAAACAGCAATGGTAAATGGCAAATTAAGCAATATGTTTTATCTGTAGCAATACCAAACGACGATGTGCAAAATGTTATAAAAGCAAAAAAAGAAAACGATGCTAAATTCTTAGAAAAATATAAGAATTAA
- a CDS encoding TolC family protein, translating into MKKRILVYFSTCFFLITNAQEKTQTLSLKEAINFALENSYNTKASKNDILAAEKKVWETTTIGLPQIDGNIDYQNFIKQPITLADFDQDGTNEEFIFGTKQNMNATVTLRQLLFDGSYLVGLQASKTYLKISEQANEKTEMLTKEAVINAYGNVLVTENSIAILEGNIKILQKNFDDAKKIYENGLNEEEDVEQLEITLGNLKNQLNNTKRMKEIAYQMLNLSLGNPISTKLILTDSLDSLAEDNISLKLISETFNVNNHIDFKISENDIETKRLMVKLEQSKALPTLSAFLNYGAQANSDSFTFLNSNQRWFDSSLLGLSLKIPIFSSFGRSAKTAQAKIALETADLRLQEIKQKLSLEAQKAKNDYQISIDNYQTNKKNVGLAERIEKKQRVKFFEGISSSFDLLQAQNQLYTQQQNYIQSMLEVIAKKATLENALNLPIK; encoded by the coding sequence ATGAAAAAAAGAATACTGGTATACTTTAGCACCTGTTTTTTCTTAATAACAAATGCCCAAGAAAAAACACAAACGCTATCTCTTAAAGAAGCAATTAACTTTGCATTAGAGAATAGTTATAACACCAAAGCTTCTAAAAACGACATTTTAGCTGCAGAAAAAAAAGTTTGGGAAACCACAACAATTGGTTTACCGCAAATTGATGGTAATATCGATTATCAAAACTTTATAAAACAACCAATTACGTTGGCAGATTTTGACCAAGACGGTACAAACGAAGAGTTTATTTTTGGTACAAAACAAAACATGAATGCAACCGTAACTTTAAGGCAATTGCTTTTTGATGGTTCTTATCTTGTAGGTTTACAAGCATCTAAAACTTATTTAAAAATTTCTGAACAAGCAAACGAGAAAACAGAAATGCTAACCAAAGAAGCTGTTATTAACGCTTACGGTAATGTTTTAGTTACAGAAAATAGTATTGCAATTTTAGAAGGAAACATTAAGATTCTTCAGAAAAATTTTGATGATGCTAAAAAGATTTACGAAAACGGTTTAAATGAAGAAGAAGATGTAGAACAGTTAGAAATTACATTAGGTAACTTAAAAAATCAGCTGAATAATACTAAAAGGATGAAAGAGATTGCATACCAAATGTTAAATCTTTCTTTAGGTAATCCTATTTCTACAAAATTAATTCTAACAGATTCTTTAGATTCTTTAGCTGAGGATAACATCAGCTTAAAACTAATTTCAGAAACATTTAACGTTAACAATCACATCGATTTTAAAATCTCTGAAAATGACATAGAAACTAAAAGATTAATGGTAAAACTAGAGCAAAGTAAGGCATTACCTACTTTAAGTGCCTTTTTAAATTATGGCGCACAAGCAAACTCAGATTCTTTTACTTTTTTAAATAGTAATCAGCGTTGGTTCGATTCTTCTTTATTGGGCTTAAGTTTAAAAATTCCTATTTTTAGTAGTTTTGGTAGAAGTGCAAAAACTGCACAAGCAAAAATTGCATTAGAAACTGCCGACTTAAGATTGCAAGAAATAAAGCAAAAACTGTCTTTAGAAGCTCAGAAAGCTAAAAACGATTACCAAATTAGCATAGACAATTATCAAACAAATAAAAAGAATGTTGGTTTGGCAGAAAGAATCGAAAAGAAACAACGTGTAAAGTTTTTTGAAGGAATTTCTTCTAGTTTCGATTTATTACAAGCTCAAAATCAATTATACACGCAGCAACAAAACTACATACAGTCTATGTTAGAAGTTATTGCTAAAAAAGCAACATTAGAAAACGCATTAAACCTACCAATCAAATAA
- a CDS encoding efflux RND transporter periplasmic adaptor subunit, with the protein MKKIYSLFVISAILVSCGKNKETSVESIISSGNLTELTAKKKEITSKLEEINKDLEAINTAISEKDTVKKLPLITTFVAKDTVFNHYLELQGNVTTKQNILVYPEMPGILKRVLVKEGQKVYKGQLLATIDDGGLANQVAQLEATTQLAKTTYERQKRLWEQKIGSEIQFLQTKTNYQAQTSSLKQLKSQLAKASIRAPFSGVIDDVFKEAGTVIAPGQGSEVFRIVNLNNMYIEAEVPERYITSITKNKAVKVSFPVLGISLDSKVNQVGSYINPNNRSFKIEVPVANKSGNVKPNLTAKLQINDYSDEESVLIPQSIISENANGEQFVYVIRDKNDAQEATAERVIIKTGKTQGNLIEVLENLPVGTEIIDEGARSVNNGQTVKVINK; encoded by the coding sequence ATGAAAAAAATATATTCATTATTCGTTATATCAGCTATTTTAGTTTCTTGTGGTAAAAACAAAGAAACATCTGTAGAAAGCATCATTTCTTCTGGTAATTTAACAGAATTAACAGCAAAGAAGAAAGAAATAACTTCTAAGTTAGAAGAAATAAACAAAGATTTAGAAGCTATAAACACAGCTATTTCAGAAAAAGACACAGTAAAAAAACTTCCTTTAATTACAACATTTGTAGCAAAAGACACAGTTTTTAATCATTATTTAGAATTACAAGGAAACGTAACTACCAAACAAAACATTTTAGTATATCCAGAAATGCCTGGTATTTTAAAAAGAGTTTTGGTTAAAGAAGGTCAAAAAGTTTATAAAGGACAGTTATTGGCTACAATAGACGATGGTGGTTTGGCAAATCAAGTTGCTCAATTAGAAGCAACTACGCAACTAGCTAAAACAACTTACGAGCGTCAAAAACGTTTATGGGAACAAAAAATTGGTTCTGAAATACAGTTTTTACAAACAAAAACAAATTACCAAGCACAAACAAGCAGTTTAAAGCAATTAAAAAGTCAGTTAGCAAAAGCTTCTATTAGAGCTCCTTTTTCTGGAGTTATAGATGATGTTTTTAAAGAAGCAGGTACAGTAATTGCACCAGGGCAAGGTTCTGAAGTTTTTAGAATTGTTAACTTAAACAATATGTATATCGAAGCAGAAGTGCCAGAAAGATATATTACAAGCATTACAAAAAACAAAGCTGTTAAAGTTAGTTTTCCTGTTTTAGGAATTTCTTTAGACAGTAAAGTTAATCAGGTAGGTAGCTACATCAATCCTAACAACAGATCTTTTAAAATAGAAGTTCCTGTTGCTAACAAAAGCGGAAATGTAAAACCTAACTTAACGGCAAAACTTCAAATTAATGATTATTCTGATGAAGAATCTGTATTAATTCCTCAAAGTATTATTTCTGAAAATGCTAACGGAGAGCAGTTTGTTTATGTGATTAGAGATAAAAATGATGCACAAGAAGCTACAGCAGAAAGAGTAATTATTAAAACTGGTAAAACACAAGGCAACCTTATAGAAGTTTTAGAAAACTTACCTGTTGGTACAGAAATTATTGATGAAGGTGCAAGAAGTGTAAACAATGGTCAAACTGTAAAGGTTATCAATAAATAA